The genomic region CCACGCCGAGCTGAAGAGCAGCAACCCGGCCACCGGTGCCATGCTCGACGTCGCGCCCAAGCAGGTCGAGCTCGTCTTCAGCGCCGCCGTGAGCCTGCCGGAGGGTGAGGCGGTCGTCGTCACCGGACCGGACGGGGCCAAGTGGCCGGTCACGCAGGCGGCCGCGGTCGGGAGCACCATCACCGCGGCGGTGGACCCGGCGGCGGCGAAGTCCGGGGCGCACACGCTTGCGTGGGCGGCGTTGTCCGATGACGGGGACGTGGTCAGGGGGACGATCAACTTCACGTTGAACGTCCCGGCGGTCACCTCGTCGGTGCCCGTGACCACGACGGCCACGTCCGAGGCGCCGGTGTCGAGTGCGCCCACGTCCAGCACCACCGAGCAGTCAGGTGGAGTGCCTGCCTGGGTGTGGATCGTGCTGGGTCTGGTCGTGCTGGTCGGGGTGATCCTGCTGGTCCGTCGCCGCAAGGAGGCGTGAGCGCAGCAGGTCGCGCTCGGCCGGGTGGGTGGCGAGCGCCAACGCCGCCTCCAGGGACGGGACCGGGTCCTGGCCCAGGCGGCCGAGCAGGTCGGCGCGGACGGCGTGGAACAGGTGGTAGCGGGGCAGGTCCACCGCGTCCACCAGCCGCAGAGCCGCAGCGGCACCGGACACCTCGGCGACGGCCACCGCGCGGTGCAGCGCCACGACCGGACTGGGCGCCACGGCCATGAGCTGGTCGTACAGGGCCACCACCTGCGTCCAGTCCGTCGGCGGGTCGCTGTGCACGGCGTTGATCGCGGCCTGGAGCTGGTAGCGGCCCGGCCGGTTCCAGCGCAGGCAGCGGCGCACGATGTCCTGCCCCTCGGCGACCATCGCGGCGTCCCACGCGGAAGGGTCCTGGTCGGCCAGCAGCACCAGCCGGTCGCCGGACGTCCTGGCGTCGCGGCGGGAGTCGACCAGCAGCATCAACGCCAGCAGGCCCCACACCTCCGGTTCGTCCGGCATCAGCGCGGCCAGCACCCGGCCCAGCCGGATCGCCTCGCCGGCCAGGGACGCGGGGCCCAGGTAGCCCTCGTTGAAGATCAGGTAGAGCACCGCGAGCACGGCGGTCAGGCGGGCGGGCAGGTCGGCGTCGCGGGGCACGCGGTACGGGATGCGGGCGGCGCGGATCTTGCCCTTGGCGCGCACGATCCGTTGCGCCATCGTCGGTTCCGGCACCAGGAACGCCCTGGCGATCTCCGCGGTCGACAGGCCGCCGAGCAGCTTCAACGTCAGCGCGACCTGCGCGGGCAGCCCCAGCGCCGGGTGGCAGCAGGTGAAGATGAGCCGCAACCGCTCGTCGGGCACCGCACCCACCTCCTCCACCTCGGGTTCCTGTAACACCAGCGATGCCTGCTTCTCGCGCCCCTTGGCCTCGCGGCGCAACCGGTCGATCGCGCGGTTGCGGGCGGTCGTGATGATCCAGCCGGCCGGCGCGGGCGGAACGCCGTCGACCGGCCAGCGCGCGGCGGCCGTGGCGAAAGCGTCCTGCACCGCTTCCTCGGCGAGGTCGATGTCGCCGAGGAAGCGGGTCAGGACGGACACGGCGCGGCCGTACTCCGCGCGGAACACCTCGTCGATCATCCGAACGCGATCGGCCTGACCTCGATCGACAACGGGCTCAGCACGGTCGCGAGCCGGCGGCCCCACTCCAGGGCCTCGTCCAGGTCGGCCGCCCTGATGACCGTGAACCCGCCGATGTGCTCCTTGCCCTCGGCGAACGGCCCGTCGGTGAGCAGCACGTCGTCGTCCTTCGCCTGCAGCACGGTCGCGGTCGACGGCGGGTGCAGGCCGGCGGCGAACACCCACACGCCGCGCTCCTGCATCTCCTCGTTCAGCGCGGCCAGGTCCTGCATGATCGGCTCGAGCACCTCGGGCGGCGGGGC from Lentzea guizhouensis harbors:
- a CDS encoding copper resistance CopC family protein, coding for MIRYLIALVLALLAATSGVVPASAHAELKSSNPATGAMLDVAPKQVELVFSAAVSLPEGEAVVVTGPDGAKWPVTQAAAVGSTITAAVDPAAAKSGAHTLAWAALSDDGDVVRGTINFTLNVPAVTSSVPVTTTATSEAPVSSAPTSSTTEQSGGVPAWVWIVLGLVVLVGVILLVRRRKEA
- a CDS encoding RNA polymerase sigma factor; amino-acid sequence: MIDEVFRAEYGRAVSVLTRFLGDIDLAEEAVQDAFATAAARWPVDGVPPAPAGWIITTARNRAIDRLRREAKGREKQASLVLQEPEVEEVGAVPDERLRLIFTCCHPALGLPAQVALTLKLLGGLSTAEIARAFLVPEPTMAQRIVRAKGKIRAARIPYRVPRDADLPARLTAVLAVLYLIFNEGYLGPASLAGEAIRLGRVLAALMPDEPEVWGLLALMLLVDSRRDARTSGDRLVLLADQDPSAWDAAMVAEGQDIVRRCLRWNRPGRYQLQAAINAVHSDPPTDWTQVVALYDQLMAVAPSPVVALHRAVAVAEVSGAAAALRLVDAVDLPRYHLFHAVRADLLGRLGQDPVPSLEAALALATHPAERDLLRSRLLAATDQQDHPDQHDQTQHDPHPGRHST
- a CDS encoding YciI family protein, producing MTQQYLLSIYQPDGEAPPPEVLEPIMQDLAALNEEMQERGVWVFAAGLHPPSTATVLQAKDDDVLLTDGPFAEGKEHIGGFTVIRAADLDEALEWGRRLATVLSPLSIEVRPIAFG